A genomic stretch from Candidatus Ishikawaella capsulata Mpkobe includes:
- the prfA gene encoding peptide chain release factor 1 yields MKVSILSKLEALQERYKEIELLLSDANVIANQKYFKILSREYVQLNDIITHFSAWQELQKNIATVKLLIADPEVSEIADEELKDLLKKNESIEHQIQLLLLPKDSEDEYPCFIEIRAGTGGNEAAIFVGDLFRMYSRYAEERSWNVDILNVSEGEQGGYKEIIAKINGNGAYGRLKFESGGHRVQRVPETESQGRIHTSACTVAVIPELPEADLPEINMSDLKIDTFRSSGAGGQHVNTTDSAIRVTHIPTGIVVECQDERSQHKNKAKAIKVLSNRIYAIEKAKRQAQKASQRRNLLGSGDRSDRIRTYNFPQSRVTDHRINLTIYQLDEIMNGRLDNIIKPILQEHKADQLFEYEQ; encoded by the coding sequence ATGAAAGTATCTATTCTTTCTAAGCTAGAAGCACTTCAGGAACGCTATAAAGAAATAGAATTGTTGTTGAGTGATGCTAATGTGATTGCTAATCAAAAATACTTTAAGATACTTTCGCGTGAATATGTTCAATTGAATGATATTATAACTCATTTTAGTGCGTGGCAAGAATTACAAAAAAATATAGCCACTGTAAAGTTATTAATAGCAGATCCTGAGGTAAGTGAAATTGCTGATGAAGAACTAAAAGATCTATTAAAAAAAAATGAGAGCATAGAACATCAAATACAACTGCTTTTATTACCAAAAGATTCTGAAGATGAATACCCTTGTTTTATTGAAATACGTGCCGGGACAGGAGGAAATGAAGCTGCGATATTCGTAGGTGATCTTTTTCGCATGTATAGTCGGTATGCTGAAGAACGTTCTTGGAATGTAGATATTCTAAACGTTAGTGAAGGAGAACAAGGTGGTTATAAAGAAATAATTGCTAAAATAAATGGTAATGGTGCTTATGGTCGTCTCAAATTTGAATCAGGAGGTCATAGGGTTCAGAGAGTGCCAGAAACTGAATCCCAAGGTCGTATCCATACTTCAGCATGTACAGTAGCAGTTATTCCTGAATTGCCAGAAGCAGATTTACCTGAAATTAATATGAGTGATTTAAAAATTGATACTTTTCGATCTTCAGGTGCTGGTGGGCAACATGTAAATACGACGGATTCAGCTATTCGTGTAACTCATATACCCACAGGTATTGTAGTAGAATGTCAAGATGAACGTTCTCAACATAAAAATAAAGCTAAAGCCATAAAAGTCCTAAGTAATCGTATTTATGCTATTGAAAAAGCAAAGCGTCAAGCTCAAAAAGCTTCTCAACGTCGTAATTTATTAGGTAGTGGAGATAGATCTGATAGAATTAGAACTTATAATTTTCCTCAAAGTCGAGTCACGGATCATCGTATTAATCTTACTATTTATCAATTAGATGAAATAATGAATGGTCGGCTTGATAATATCATCAAACCTATATTACAAGAGCATAAAGCAGATCAATTATTTGAATATGAACAATGA
- the prmC gene encoding peptide chain release factor N(5)-glutamine methyltransferase, producing the protein MNIKSWLNYAKTILMSESSYRDAEILLSHILGKSRTWLMAFNDHLLTFDQLIALDSILFRRAKGEPIAYLLGQREFWSLSFHVNNSTMIPRPDTEILVELSLLHMPSFPARLLDLGTGTGAIALAIKSERPDCIIIGIDIIKAAISLAQYNAIRLNLNAYFLQSNWFSKLPPGQFDVIVSNPPYIDINDPYLKKGDVRFEPPSALVAPEMGLMHLRYIINQSSNWLKSGGWLLLEHGWQQGKQVYNLFREQKYFDINTYEDYSGYNRVTLGRKY; encoded by the coding sequence ATGAATATTAAATCTTGGCTTAACTATGCCAAAACAATATTAATGAGTGAATCTTCATATCGTGATGCAGAAATTTTACTAAGTCATATCTTAGGTAAATCACGCACTTGGTTAATGGCTTTTAATGATCACTTGTTAACTTTTGATCAATTAATAGCTCTTGATTCCATACTTTTTAGAAGAGCAAAAGGAGAACCTATCGCTTATTTGTTGGGTCAACGTGAGTTTTGGTCTTTGTCTTTTCATGTTAATAATTCTACAATGATACCTCGTCCAGATACAGAAATATTAGTAGAACTATCTCTATTACATATGCCTTCATTTCCCGCCAGATTACTTGATCTTGGTACTGGTACAGGTGCTATTGCTTTAGCAATAAAAAGCGAACGTCCTGACTGTATAATTATAGGAATTGATATAATTAAAGCCGCGATATCATTAGCACAATATAATGCTATACGATTAAATTTAAATGCTTATTTTTTACAAAGTAATTGGTTTTCAAAATTACCCCCAGGACAATTTGACGTGATTGTTAGTAATCCTCCTTATATTGATATTAATGATCCTTACTTGAAAAAAGGCGATGTTAGGTTTGAACCACCCAGTGCTTTAGTTGCTCCGGAAATGGGTTTAATGCACTTGCGTTATATAATTAATCAATCTTCTAATTGGCTTAAATCTGGTGGTTGGCTGTTATTAGAACATGGTTGGCAACAGGGTAAGCAAGTATATAACCTATTTCGTGAACAGAAGTATTTTGATATTAATACATATGAAGATTATTCAGGATATAATCGGGTTACTTTAGGACGTAAGTATTAA
- a CDS encoding SDR family oxidoreductase yields MNKNTEKLKKNLKNQTVSIVNNPIHNTYPAPPFISQQQDAPGLVSKMIPRPDHGEQSYKGSNRLLGKKALITGGDSGIGRAVAIAYAREGADVAINYLPEEESDAQEVKELILAEGGQAITIPGDITSEAFCQNLVHNAAKQMCGLDILVNNAAHQQYSRSLAELTTESFDRTFKTNVYAMFWITKTALEYLKAGSCIINTSSVQANKPSAILLDYAQTKAAIIAFTKGLAKQLAEQNIRVNAVAPGPYWTPLQSSGGQPLEKLIIFGQQTPYGRPGQPAEIATIYVTLASKEASYTSGQIWGSDGGNGIF; encoded by the coding sequence ATGAATAAAAATACAGAAAAATTAAAAAAAAATCTGAAAAATCAAACAGTGTCAATAGTAAATAACCCAATACACAACACTTATCCTGCACCACCATTCATATCTCAACAACAAGATGCTCCAGGTCTGGTAAGTAAAATGATTCCCCGTCCAGATCATGGTGAACAAAGCTACAAAGGTAGTAATCGTTTATTAGGTAAAAAAGCTCTAATTACTGGTGGTGATTCTGGTATAGGACGAGCGGTTGCCATTGCCTATGCACGTGAAGGAGCAGACGTCGCTATTAATTATTTACCAGAAGAAGAATCGGATGCTCAAGAAGTAAAAGAGCTAATTTTAGCTGAAGGAGGTCAAGCTATAACTATTCCTGGAGATATAACTAGTGAAGCATTTTGCCAAAATTTAGTTCATAATGCTGCTAAGCAAATGTGTGGATTAGACATCTTAGTTAATAATGCCGCACACCAACAGTATTCTAGGTCACTAGCTGAACTAACTACAGAATCTTTCGATCGAACTTTCAAAACTAATGTCTATGCCATGTTTTGGATAACAAAAACAGCTTTAGAATACTTAAAAGCAGGATCATGTATCATTAATACTTCTTCAGTTCAAGCAAATAAACCCAGCGCTATTTTACTGGATTATGCTCAAACAAAAGCAGCTATTATAGCTTTTACTAAAGGATTAGCTAAACAACTGGCAGAACAAAATATACGGGTTAATGCAGTCGCTCCAGGACCTTACTGGACACCATTACAATCAAGCGGTGGGCAGCCACTAGAAAAACTAATAATTTTTGGTCAGCAAACTCCTTATGGTCGCCCTGGTCAGCCAGCAGAAATTGCAACTATTTATGTTACTTTGGCTTCTAAAGAAGCTAGTTATACTTCTGGACAAATATGGGGTTCTGATGGTGGGAATGGAATTTTTTAA
- the astE gene encoding succinylglutamate desuccinylase: MWDFLQQTLSGKVPIIKCNENTFLKWKWWDEGVLELIPHNNITQQTMVISCGLHGNETAPVEMLNKVLNTLIHGKQPLYFHLLVILGNPAALRIGKRFVDYDINRLFGINCYKMDKHQENRRAKQLEEVIKEFWKNSAKKIRWHIDLHTALRRSYHTNFGILPLKKDMYSKNFLDWLTAAGLEALVFQSMSSNTFTNFSCEIFNSNSCTLELGTAKPFGKNNLAQINITYIALSRLLSYGTILKQFNIIPQHYRVTQQLIKLSKKFVLHMSNNTLNFTSFRQNTLLAEDGLTRYFVQQDHEYIIFPNPNVSIGQRAGLMLKIEE, from the coding sequence ATATGGGATTTTTTACAACAAACTTTATCAGGAAAAGTTCCTATAATAAAATGTAACGAAAATACTTTCTTAAAGTGGAAATGGTGGGATGAAGGTGTTTTAGAATTAATACCGCATAATAATATAACACAACAAACAATGGTAATATCTTGTGGGCTTCATGGAAATGAAACAGCACCAGTAGAAATGTTAAATAAAGTATTGAATACTTTAATACATGGTAAACAACCTTTATATTTTCACCTTTTAGTTATTTTAGGTAATCCTGCCGCCTTAAGAATAGGAAAACGTTTTGTTGATTATGATATAAATCGTCTATTTGGAATAAACTGCTATAAAATGGATAAACACCAAGAAAATAGACGTGCTAAGCAATTAGAAGAAGTTATTAAAGAATTTTGGAAAAATAGTGCTAAGAAGATACGTTGGCATATTGATCTACATACCGCTCTGCGGAGATCATATCATACTAATTTTGGAATTTTACCTCTCAAAAAAGATATGTATTCCAAAAATTTTTTAGATTGGTTAACAGCAGCTGGCTTAGAAGCATTAGTATTTCAATCTATGTCTAGCAATACTTTTACTAATTTTAGTTGTGAAATTTTTAATTCAAATAGCTGTACATTAGAATTAGGAACAGCAAAACCTTTTGGTAAAAATAATCTAGCCCAAATTAATATAACATATATTGCATTAAGTCGATTGCTTTCTTATGGCACTATATTAAAACAATTCAATATAATTCCTCAACATTATAGAGTTACCCAGCAACTAATTAAACTTAGTAAAAAGTTTGTACTACATATGTCAAATAATACTCTTAATTTTACTTCATTTAGGCAAAATACTTTACTCGCAGAAGATGGTTTAACTCGTTATTTTGTACAGCAAGATCATGAATATATTATTTTCCCAAATCCAAATGTATCTATTGGTCAACGAGCTGGTTTAATGTTAAAAATAGAAGAATAA